One genomic window of uncultured Erythrobacter sp. includes the following:
- a CDS encoding EAL domain-containing protein, giving the protein MDSDTTSLRKPARGMIPGVKNVALEADLLSALDRREIEVLFQPQFSCRSGAVAGAEALARWRHPTLGEIGARDLFAIAERAALVAPLSRHVVARALEEAASWPEELKLSLNITPEELGDPRFAADFAALIGQSDLDPARLMLEITEDVLLRNLEQASAALGALRKLGFSTALDDFGAGFCNFRYLRELPLDALKLDKVMVDGVPGDPKALAVLRAIMALGRALELEVYAEGIESEIQRAAIISEGCDYWQGFLRAAPMKGADMVALARTARGRGHG; this is encoded by the coding sequence ATGGATTCGGACACGACATCTTTGCGCAAACCCGCCCGGGGAATGATTCCTGGGGTGAAGAATGTCGCTCTAGAAGCGGACCTGCTCAGCGCGCTGGATCGGCGCGAGATTGAGGTGTTGTTCCAGCCGCAATTCTCATGCCGAAGCGGGGCAGTTGCAGGTGCGGAGGCACTCGCGCGCTGGCGGCACCCGACACTGGGAGAGATTGGCGCACGGGATCTGTTTGCGATTGCTGAGCGTGCCGCCTTGGTTGCACCGCTTTCCCGGCATGTCGTGGCGCGGGCGCTTGAGGAAGCGGCCAGCTGGCCGGAAGAGCTAAAACTCTCGCTCAACATTACGCCAGAGGAACTGGGCGATCCGCGCTTTGCCGCTGACTTTGCGGCTCTGATTGGTCAAAGCGATCTCGATCCAGCACGCTTGATGCTTGAGATTACCGAGGACGTTTTGCTGCGGAACCTTGAGCAGGCGTCCGCCGCTTTGGGTGCTCTTCGCAAGCTTGGTTTCAGCACAGCATTGGACGATTTCGGTGCAGGATTCTGCAACTTCCGCTATCTGCGCGAGCTGCCGCTCGACGCGCTGAAGCTGGACAAAGTCATGGTCGATGGGGTTCCAGGCGATCCCAAGGCGCTTGCCGTGTTGCGCGCGATCATGGCGCTTGGCAGGGCGCTTGAACTGGAAGTCTATGCCGAGGGTATCGAAAGCGAGATACAGCGTGCGGCGATTATCAGCGAAGGGTGCGACTACTGGCAGGGCTTCTTGCGTGCGGCGCCGATGAAGGGCGCCGACATGGTGGCTCTAGCTCGCACCGCGCGCGGGCGCGGTCACGGCTGA
- the mfd gene encoding transcription-repair coupling factor, giving the protein MPDLSRILSAAKPLTLTSLPRGAMPLVMSDFARAAKQRAVFIAPDDAAMRAVAEAARYFAPEIEVLELPAWDCLPYDRASPALSVSAARLSALFKLQHPSGGSQLLVTTVNAALQRVLTPFRIRESVREFRPGTNIGHDSLAALLTRQGYSRTDTVVDHGEFAVRGSIVDIFPSSLDQGLRLDFFGDELESLRLFDPSTQRSTGTLKSHLLLPASEALLDEDSIKRFRSRYREQFGAASTQDPLYEAVSDGRRLAGMEHWLPLFEDKLATLFDHLATEDLVIIDQGAIGAAEERISDISDYHDQRSRVAGDKSGSYRPLATDALYVGQAEFTSALDAAPAHRSVIFAAPESDASVDFGFKAGRDFTPERARGDNVYEAAAKHAAAIGKSGKKPLLAAYSTGSRARIASILEEAGTPTKLADSWREALGLSAKGELALMVLPLEAGFANDDLEILTEQDVLGDRLVRRKKKRKDSDAFLAELQALARGDLVVHVEHGIGKYLGLEPVPVGKSQHDCVQLEYKGGDKLFIPVENIDVLSRYGSSEEAVMLDRLGGEGWQRRRAKLKERITAIAGELMKVAAERALKKAPVFEAEEASFNQFVDRFPWEETDDQDAAIADVLRDLESGKPMDRLVCGDVGFGKTEVALRAAFVAAMSGQQVAVVAPTTLLARQHYQNFSERFAGFPLKVGRLSRLVSSKEMTETREGIASGDIDIVVGTHAILSKSTEFGNLGLVIVDEEQRFGVTHKEKLKQLRSDVHMLTLTATPIPRTLQMAMTGLRELSTIQTPPVDRLAVRTYVMEWDDMVMREALLREHHRGGQSFIVVPRISDMAEVEEWLHENVPEVKAISAHGQMGAGEIEERMSAFYEGKYEVLLSTTIVESGLDLPSANTIIIHRADRFGLAQLYQLRGRVGRAKLRAYAYLTYEKDVQLSEVAEKRLKVLGDLDSLGAGFQLASHDLDIRGAGNLLGDEQSGHIREVGFELYQSMLEDAILAAKAGEMGLEAAKDKVSPQITVDAPIMIPEDYVPDLAVRMALYRRLNQAQDKAEIESMAAEMIDRFGELPDPTKNLIRLIEIKHQAIEANIAKIDVGARGTLVTFHNDDFPDGPGLIAYVDKLNQGASGTAKLRPDMKLVINRAWGDPQSRLNGLFQLTKGLSGIVRKAKKREKQAA; this is encoded by the coding sequence ATGCCCGACCTCTCCCGCATTCTGTCGGCCGCCAAGCCGCTAACGCTCACATCGCTGCCGCGCGGCGCGATGCCGCTGGTGATGAGCGATTTTGCGCGGGCAGCAAAACAGCGTGCGGTTTTCATCGCTCCGGACGATGCAGCCATGCGCGCAGTCGCCGAAGCTGCACGCTACTTCGCGCCAGAGATCGAAGTGCTGGAATTGCCTGCCTGGGATTGCCTGCCCTACGACCGCGCAAGTCCGGCCTTGTCGGTCAGTGCAGCGCGGCTGTCTGCGCTGTTCAAGCTCCAGCATCCGTCGGGCGGTTCACAGCTTCTGGTCACGACTGTCAACGCTGCACTCCAGCGCGTGCTCACGCCGTTTCGCATCCGCGAGAGCGTGCGTGAGTTCAGACCCGGCACGAATATCGGCCACGATAGCCTCGCGGCCCTGCTTACTCGGCAAGGTTACTCGCGTACTGATACGGTAGTCGATCACGGCGAATTTGCTGTGCGCGGCTCGATTGTCGACATCTTCCCTTCCTCGCTTGATCAGGGCCTGCGGCTCGATTTTTTCGGTGACGAGCTGGAGAGCCTGCGCCTATTCGACCCGAGCACTCAGCGCTCGACCGGAACACTCAAGTCGCATCTGCTGCTGCCCGCGTCCGAGGCATTGCTCGACGAGGACAGCATCAAGCGTTTCCGCTCGCGCTACCGCGAGCAATTTGGCGCCGCGTCAACGCAGGACCCGCTCTATGAAGCGGTGAGCGATGGACGACGGCTCGCAGGAATGGAGCACTGGCTGCCGCTCTTCGAGGACAAGCTGGCGACGTTGTTCGACCACCTAGCCACTGAGGATCTGGTCATTATCGACCAAGGCGCAATCGGAGCAGCGGAAGAGCGCATTTCTGACATCTCGGACTATCACGACCAGCGCAGCCGCGTCGCTGGCGACAAATCGGGTTCCTATCGTCCGCTCGCCACCGATGCGCTGTATGTTGGGCAAGCTGAATTCACCTCCGCACTCGATGCCGCCCCCGCCCATCGCAGCGTCATCTTCGCCGCTCCCGAAAGCGACGCGAGCGTCGATTTCGGTTTCAAAGCCGGCCGCGACTTCACGCCCGAACGCGCGCGGGGCGACAACGTCTATGAGGCCGCTGCCAAACATGCAGCTGCAATAGGGAAATCGGGGAAGAAGCCCCTGCTCGCCGCCTATTCAACTGGCTCACGGGCGCGGATCGCATCGATTCTGGAAGAAGCCGGTACGCCAACCAAGCTCGCCGATAGCTGGCGGGAAGCACTCGGTCTGTCGGCAAAGGGCGAACTCGCGCTCATGGTATTGCCGCTCGAAGCGGGCTTTGCCAACGACGATCTGGAGATCCTGACCGAGCAGGATGTGCTCGGTGATCGACTGGTTCGCCGCAAGAAAAAGCGCAAGGATTCCGATGCCTTCCTAGCCGAACTTCAGGCTCTCGCTCGCGGCGATCTGGTCGTCCATGTTGAGCATGGCATCGGAAAGTATCTCGGACTCGAACCCGTCCCCGTGGGTAAGAGCCAGCACGATTGCGTGCAGTTGGAATACAAAGGCGGCGACAAACTTTTCATCCCCGTCGAGAATATCGATGTACTCAGCCGTTACGGCTCTTCCGAAGAGGCGGTCATGCTCGATCGCCTTGGCGGAGAAGGCTGGCAGCGGCGCCGCGCGAAGCTGAAAGAACGCATTACCGCAATCGCTGGCGAGTTGATGAAGGTCGCCGCCGAACGCGCGCTCAAGAAAGCCCCCGTCTTCGAAGCCGAAGAAGCCAGTTTCAATCAGTTCGTCGACCGCTTCCCATGGGAGGAAACCGACGACCAGGACGCGGCTATCGCCGATGTCCTGCGCGATCTGGAAAGTGGTAAGCCGATGGACCGCCTCGTGTGCGGCGATGTCGGGTTCGGCAAAACCGAGGTCGCTTTGCGCGCCGCGTTCGTGGCGGCGATGAGCGGTCAGCAGGTCGCTGTGGTCGCCCCCACAACCCTGCTCGCCCGCCAGCATTATCAGAACTTCTCCGAGCGCTTTGCTGGATTCCCTCTTAAGGTCGGCCGTCTCTCACGCCTTGTTTCCTCGAAGGAGATGACGGAAACCCGCGAAGGCATTGCAAGCGGCGATATCGATATTGTCGTCGGCACCCACGCGATCCTCTCCAAATCGACCGAGTTCGGCAATCTCGGCCTGGTGATTGTGGACGAGGAGCAGCGGTTCGGCGTGACGCATAAGGAGAAGCTCAAACAGCTGCGATCCGACGTGCATATGTTGACCCTGACCGCCACGCCGATCCCACGCACGCTGCAGATGGCGATGACGGGTCTGCGCGAACTCTCGACCATCCAGACACCGCCAGTCGATCGCTTGGCGGTCCGGACGTATGTGATGGAGTGGGACGATATGGTGATGCGCGAAGCCCTGCTGCGCGAACACCATCGCGGCGGACAGAGTTTTATCGTTGTGCCGCGCATTTCCGACATGGCCGAAGTCGAGGAATGGCTGCACGAAAACGTGCCCGAGGTGAAAGCGATCTCCGCGCACGGCCAGATGGGCGCGGGCGAAATCGAGGAGCGGATGAGCGCATTCTACGAAGGCAAATACGAAGTTCTGCTGTCGACAACCATCGTTGAAAGCGGGCTCGATCTGCCAAGCGCCAACACGATCATCATCCACCGCGCCGACCGCTTCGGCCTCGCTCAACTCTACCAGCTGCGCGGACGCGTGGGCCGCGCGAAACTGCGGGCCTATGCTTACCTGACCTACGAGAAAGACGTGCAGCTTTCGGAAGTTGCAGAGAAACGTCTCAAGGTGCTCGGCGATCTCGACTCGCTCGGCGCAGGCTTTCAACTGGCCAGCCACGATCTCGACATCCGCGGCGCGGGCAACCTGCTTGGCGATGAGCAATCGGGCCATATCCGCGAGGTTGGTTTCGAACTCTACCAATCGATGCTCGAAGACGCGATCCTTGCAGCCAAGGCGGGCGAAATGGGACTCGAAGCGGCGAAGGACAAAGTCTCACCGCAGATCACTGTCGATGCGCCGATCATGATACCCGAAGACTACGTGCCCGATCTCGCTGTCCGGATGGCGCTCTATCGCCGGCTCAACCAAGCTCAGGACAAAGCCGAAATCGAAAGCATGGCTGCGGAAATGATTGACCGGTTTGGCGAGCTCCCCGATCCGACCAAGAACCTGATCCGCCTGATCGAGATCAAGCATCAGGCAATCGAGGCCAACATCGCCAAGATCGATGTCGGCGCGCGCGGCACGCTGGTGACGTTTCACAATGACGATTTCCCTGATGGCCCGGGCCTGATCGCCTATGTCGACAAGCTGAATCAGGGGGCTTCGGGCACAGCCAAACTTCGCCCTGATATGAAGCTGGTGATCAACCGTGCATGGGGCGACCCACAAAGCCGCCTCAACGGGTTGTTTCAGCTCACGAAGGGTTTGTCAGGCATCGTGCGAAAAGCGAAGAAGCGCGAGAAGCAGGCTGCTTAA
- a CDS encoding succinate dehydrogenase assembly factor 2 yields the protein MTDMPTFEQRLARAKFRAWHRGTREADYMIGGFFDRYHETWGEAEMNWFEDLLAEDDVDVMAWGLQTQEVPERFRGPLIEKMQALDYVDIPR from the coding sequence ATGACAGACATGCCTACATTCGAGCAACGGCTAGCCCGCGCGAAGTTCCGTGCATGGCATCGCGGCACGCGTGAGGCCGACTACATGATCGGCGGGTTTTTCGATCGCTACCATGAGACATGGGGCGAAGCGGAGATGAACTGGTTCGAAGACCTGCTCGCCGAGGATGACGTCGATGTAATGGCGTGGGGGCTTCAAACTCAGGAAGTCCCCGAGCGGTTTCGGGGGCCTCTGATCGAAAAGATGCAGGCGCTCGACTACGTCGACATCCCGCGCTAG
- a CDS encoding papain-like cysteine protease family protein, producing the protein MNYQTWMKDTNRGMFKPRSKALKTLDRAFAKCGNSAVGHSLRRAELLDKLIAWINTKGGRWQDSIRNSKRNAHGKGTVEQLLDTFLNDPNFAPRLVAAGLMARPIPPLPTVRPIPHLPVARPIPPLPPVVRPIPPLPAPPAPPIVPPANVYRPGKKEQSKDVDGNWHHFIRQEKGNSCVPATVTMMKRAWGGASLTDLSEEQVRGLMSLIEANRLNQGISPLSNFAHTYHNWGTNGTNADLAVKVLKRRPFPVPSAYKVEGALVTLRLLQALTPRKPGLVAWYWRGGGGHATMCIGPTRDSAQLKIIDPWHGIQYIDNTNPGFRVYNAPGGGIGDLGVAVLAL; encoded by the coding sequence ATGAATTATCAGACCTGGATGAAAGACACCAACCGCGGGATGTTCAAACCCCGCAGCAAAGCCCTGAAGACATTGGACAGAGCTTTTGCGAAATGCGGTAACAGCGCCGTTGGTCATTCCCTCCGTCGAGCGGAACTCCTCGACAAGCTAATAGCTTGGATCAACACGAAAGGCGGCAGATGGCAAGATAGCATCCGCAACAGCAAAAGGAATGCGCACGGCAAAGGCACCGTCGAGCAGTTGCTGGATACCTTCTTGAACGATCCGAATTTCGCACCCAGGCTCGTCGCCGCTGGATTGATGGCTCGCCCCATTCCTCCTTTGCCTACTGTCCGGCCTATTCCGCATCTACCTGTTGCTCGGCCCATTCCGCCATTGCCGCCGGTTGTACGGCCGATCCCGCCTTTACCCGCTCCACCGGCGCCTCCGATCGTTCCTCCGGCCAATGTTTATCGGCCCGGGAAAAAGGAGCAATCAAAGGATGTAGACGGAAACTGGCACCACTTCATTCGCCAGGAGAAGGGAAACTCATGTGTTCCGGCCACCGTTACCATGATGAAGCGAGCTTGGGGTGGAGCCAGCTTGACGGATCTCAGTGAAGAACAGGTCCGCGGGCTGATGTCGCTGATCGAAGCCAATAGGCTCAATCAAGGCATCTCACCACTCAGCAACTTCGCACACACCTACCACAATTGGGGGACCAACGGCACGAATGCCGATCTCGCCGTCAAGGTTCTGAAAAGGCGGCCATTCCCGGTCCCTTCGGCATATAAGGTCGAAGGTGCTCTCGTAACCCTCCGATTGCTCCAGGCGCTCACCCCGCGAAAGCCCGGATTGGTGGCGTGGTATTGGCGCGGAGGTGGCGGTCACGCCACTATGTGCATTGGCCCGACGAGGGACAGCGCTCAGCTCAAGATCATCGATCCCTGGCACGGCATCCAATATATCGACAACACGAACCCGGGCTTCCGCGTGTACAATGCGCCGGGCGGCGGCATTGGAGACCTGGGTGTAGCGGTTCTTGCGCTTTAG
- the recG gene encoding ATP-dependent DNA helicase RecG has protein sequence MRPDALNPLFAETQTLEGVGPKLMKPLEKLGLTRVRDLAYHLPERFVTRRSIANLDEGAEGEQVIVALTPTEHRAPYNPGRGPYRVLAQDEAGNICALTYFGRASYTAKKQLPVGEKRWIAGRLDRYGDMLQIVHPDHVEKESAANLARLNEPVYALSEGLTQPRVMGMIGQALERTPELPEWIEPGQFEQAGWPNWRDALHLAHKGEHEKARDRLAYDELLANSLALLLVKADSRRRKGQTLAGNGRLRAKLELPFEMTGAQTRSIAEIEGDLQQEAPMLRLLQGDVGAGKTVVALAAMLIAVEAGKQAAMLAPTEILARQHYETLRKMAAPTGAEVAILTGRAKGREREGILMGLLDGSIDILVGTHSIFQDTVGYKDLGLVVIDEQHRFGVAQRLALAAKGKRAPHTLAMTATPIPRSLTLAQYGEMDVSRLDELPPGRQAIDTRVVAQERIEDIVAGVERHLASGQQAYWVCPMVRDSEIADIAAAEARYAALKERFGDNVTSVHGQLKPEVKDANMESFVRGEAKLLVATTVIEVGVDVPSSTLMVIEQAERFGLAQLHQLRGRVGRGSDKSVCLLLRGNELSETGRKRLALMRETQDGFRIAEEDLELRGGGELLGTRQSGEAAFRIANLEQVQKLLPLAHADARLLIDRDGGLTSDRGEAARILLYLFERDWGVQLLRGG, from the coding sequence ATGCGCCCAGACGCTCTAAATCCCCTGTTTGCCGAGACCCAAACGCTTGAAGGCGTTGGGCCGAAGCTGATGAAACCGCTGGAAAAGCTGGGGCTCACCCGCGTGCGCGATCTGGCATATCACCTGCCTGAACGGTTCGTGACGCGGCGATCCATCGCCAATCTCGATGAGGGCGCGGAGGGCGAGCAAGTGATTGTCGCGCTCACACCGACCGAGCACCGTGCGCCTTACAATCCCGGACGAGGCCCGTACCGCGTGCTGGCGCAAGACGAGGCGGGCAATATCTGCGCGCTGACCTATTTTGGGCGCGCGTCCTACACCGCGAAAAAGCAGCTACCGGTGGGCGAGAAACGCTGGATCGCCGGACGGCTCGATCGCTACGGCGACATGCTGCAGATCGTCCATCCCGACCATGTCGAGAAAGAGTCCGCTGCCAATCTCGCGCGGTTGAATGAGCCGGTCTACGCGCTCTCCGAAGGTCTGACGCAGCCGCGCGTCATGGGGATGATTGGTCAAGCCTTGGAGCGCACACCTGAGCTACCCGAATGGATCGAGCCTGGGCAGTTCGAACAGGCTGGCTGGCCCAATTGGCGCGATGCCTTGCACCTTGCGCATAAGGGCGAGCACGAAAAGGCGCGCGACCGGCTGGCCTATGACGAATTGCTGGCCAACAGTCTCGCGCTGCTGCTGGTCAAAGCCGACAGCCGCCGCCGCAAGGGGCAGACGCTAGCTGGTAACGGGCGGTTGCGTGCGAAGCTGGAATTGCCGTTCGAGATGACCGGGGCGCAGACGCGCTCGATAGCCGAGATCGAAGGTGACCTTCAGCAAGAGGCTCCCATGCTTCGGCTGCTGCAAGGCGATGTCGGGGCGGGCAAGACGGTGGTGGCGCTCGCGGCGATGCTGATCGCGGTCGAGGCAGGCAAGCAGGCGGCAATGCTTGCTCCCACCGAAATCCTTGCGCGCCAACACTATGAGACATTGCGCAAGATGGCCGCGCCAACGGGCGCCGAGGTCGCGATCTTGACAGGCCGCGCCAAAGGCCGCGAGCGCGAAGGCATTTTGATGGGACTGCTTGATGGTTCGATCGACATTCTTGTCGGCACGCATTCGATCTTTCAGGACACCGTTGGCTACAAAGATCTGGGCTTGGTAGTCATCGACGAGCAGCACCGGTTCGGGGTCGCGCAGCGCCTGGCGCTGGCAGCCAAAGGAAAGCGCGCGCCGCACACATTGGCGATGACCGCCACACCGATCCCGCGCTCACTGACCCTCGCGCAATATGGTGAGATGGACGTCAGCCGCCTCGATGAACTGCCACCTGGCAGACAAGCCATCGACACCCGGGTGGTCGCGCAGGAACGGATCGAAGACATCGTGGCAGGCGTCGAACGCCACCTTGCCAGTGGACAGCAGGCCTATTGGGTATGCCCGATGGTTCGCGACAGCGAGATCGCCGACATCGCTGCGGCGGAGGCGCGGTATGCAGCGCTCAAGGAGCGCTTTGGCGACAACGTGACCTCGGTCCATGGGCAGCTCAAACCCGAGGTCAAAGACGCGAATATGGAGAGCTTTGTTCGGGGCGAGGCGAAGCTGCTGGTCGCTACTACCGTGATCGAAGTCGGCGTCGACGTGCCTTCTTCGACACTGATGGTGATCGAGCAGGCTGAGCGGTTCGGCCTTGCACAGCTGCACCAGTTGCGCGGGCGCGTGGGGCGGGGCAGCGACAAGTCCGTCTGCCTGTTGCTGCGCGGGAACGAACTGTCCGAAACGGGCCGTAAGCGGCTGGCTTTGATGCGTGAGACGCAGGACGGCTTTCGGATTGCGGAAGAAGATCTCGAACTGCGGGGCGGTGGCGAGTTGCTCGGTACGAGGCAATCGGGCGAAGCGGCTTTCCGGATTGCCAATCTCGAACAGGTGCAGAAGCTATTGCCGCTCGCCCACGCCGATGCGCGGCTCTTGATCGACCGCGATGGCGGCTTGACGTCAGATCGCGGCGAAGCGGCGCGCATTCTGCTCTATCTGTTTGAGCGAGACTGGGGCGTACAACTGCTGCGCGGGGGTTAG
- a CDS encoding S8 family serine peptidase, with the protein MHFVIQADLVDRLLLGPVSGGRIVQDSPIRGDVLAAYALAPKKPRELLLTPYRSLSAAKVASALAHSTAKTDAPSRVSYLEGVVAARLTLDGMLMNVLTMTRWWQKIRDSKLTQKSVREAILDRVNAMYAEASLEDEILTTLESSTMDRSAELVSAAALLTFLGAVEVVTRPSKGSQTVKLSNVAMMAEYFKPSQLAQAGVDIFRRLKQHCEKDPSSVCNTTPMVFAISLNRPVELAVSTSANTIKADSARLLFSTDCSGLAWAILDSGIDAGHDGFLDHAKGDRSRVRAAYDFTRIRDLICPDYQFNSARLTEAAKLFAREGLTQAEIKADLKRLAEDAELGHPIDWSVARKYVEIANPSDPKNTPQNAHGTHVAGILGADWREDDGTTQRLTGVCPGIKLYDFRVVGAGVEDTEFNVMGAMQFIRWLNERNNYRVIHGANMSLSIAHSVRNYACGATPVCEEAERLVRSGVFVTAAAGNRGYQSFQLRGGDVFENYAPSSITDPGNAEAILTVGATHRGSPHTYGVSFFSSRGPTGDGRAKPDLLAPGEKIVSLVPGNAEDTRDGTSMAAPHAAGAAALLMARNPEFEGKPEKIKQILVETCTDLGRERSFQGAGLIDVLRALQSI; encoded by the coding sequence ATGCATTTCGTCATACAAGCCGACCTCGTCGATCGCCTGCTGCTTGGTCCTGTCAGCGGCGGGCGCATTGTGCAGGACTCGCCCATTCGAGGTGATGTGCTGGCCGCCTATGCGCTCGCACCAAAAAAGCCGCGCGAACTGCTGCTGACACCCTATCGCTCGCTGAGTGCGGCCAAAGTGGCCTCGGCGCTCGCGCACTCTACTGCCAAGACCGATGCACCATCGCGCGTGTCCTATCTGGAAGGTGTCGTTGCAGCGCGGCTGACGCTGGATGGAATGCTGATGAACGTGCTGACGATGACTCGTTGGTGGCAGAAGATACGCGATTCCAAGCTGACCCAGAAATCCGTGCGCGAGGCGATCCTCGACCGTGTGAACGCGATGTATGCAGAGGCTTCGCTTGAGGACGAAATCCTCACCACGCTTGAAAGCTCAACAATGGATCGCTCAGCCGAGCTGGTCAGCGCCGCAGCGCTGCTGACATTCCTGGGCGCTGTCGAAGTTGTGACACGTCCCAGCAAAGGCAGTCAGACAGTCAAGCTGTCAAACGTTGCGATGATGGCGGAGTACTTCAAGCCGTCGCAGCTCGCTCAGGCCGGTGTCGACATATTCCGTCGGCTCAAACAGCATTGTGAAAAAGATCCCTCAAGCGTTTGCAACACCACGCCAATGGTATTCGCCATTTCGCTTAACCGGCCGGTGGAACTGGCCGTCAGCACTTCGGCCAATACGATCAAGGCGGATAGCGCGCGGTTGCTGTTTTCGACCGACTGCTCGGGCCTAGCCTGGGCGATCCTCGATTCCGGCATTGACGCCGGGCATGATGGATTTCTTGATCACGCGAAAGGCGATAGATCGCGCGTCAGGGCGGCCTATGACTTCACTAGAATTCGTGACCTGATCTGTCCCGACTATCAGTTCAACTCTGCCCGACTGACCGAGGCTGCAAAGCTGTTTGCACGGGAAGGTTTAACGCAAGCGGAGATCAAGGCGGACCTGAAGCGTCTCGCCGAAGACGCCGAGCTTGGGCATCCGATCGACTGGAGCGTCGCGCGCAAATATGTCGAGATCGCCAACCCGAGCGATCCCAAGAACACACCACAGAATGCACATGGAACGCATGTCGCAGGCATTCTGGGCGCGGATTGGCGTGAAGATGATGGGACGACGCAGCGCCTGACCGGGGTCTGTCCGGGGATCAAGCTCTACGATTTCCGGGTTGTCGGCGCAGGTGTCGAAGACACCGAATTCAATGTGATGGGCGCGATGCAGTTCATCCGCTGGCTTAACGAGCGCAACAATTACCGCGTGATCCATGGCGCCAATATGAGCCTGTCGATCGCCCATAGCGTCCGCAACTATGCCTGCGGCGCAACACCCGTCTGCGAAGAAGCAGAGCGGCTCGTCCGCTCAGGCGTTTTCGTAACCGCAGCGGCGGGCAATCGCGGCTATCAGAGCTTTCAGCTACGCGGCGGCGACGTGTTCGAAAACTACGCACCATCCTCGATCACTGATCCCGGCAACGCCGAGGCGATCCTGACTGTCGGTGCCACCCATCGCGGATCGCCGCACACATACGGCGTCAGCTTCTTTTCAAGCCGGGGGCCCACAGGCGATGGCCGGGCCAAGCCCGATCTGCTCGCCCCGGGCGAGAAAATCGTCAGCCTCGTTCCCGGCAATGCCGAAGACACTCGCGACGGAACCAGCATGGCGGCACCGCACGCTGCTGGCGCAGCTGCGCTATTGATGGCCCGCAATCCGGAATTCGAAGGCAAACCGGAGAAGATCAAGCAGATACTGGTCGAAACCTGCACCGACCTTGGCCGTGAGCGCAGCTTTCAGGGTGCAGGCCTGATCGATGTCCTGCGCGCGCTACAAAGCATCTGA
- a CDS encoding patatin-like phospholipase family protein: MAIPDIETSTDEDTGPAQRELEPGIGLAMSGGGYRATLFHVGAIIRLYEFDLLKDISRISSVSGGSITAGRLAIVWDKLKSRDDLFTHFVDPLRRLTGKTLDRSAIFRGLVLPGTISDVVARKLDNELYGGATLQDLPNWPLFTINATNMESGRLWRFQKAFMRDWKVGGIMKPTVKIAQAVTASAAFPPVLSPFRLRVQPEDFDVREDGVDDRFLRDISLTDGGVYDNYGLEPVWKRFQTVLVSDGGSALTMESRIGRNWITQLQRTVSVIHSQVHALRSRTIVEKYLAKEREGAFWSISTPPSRFKVEPYFEVSDKAALEIAQIATRLKSMSAKRQERLINFGYIQCDNAIRSYFRVGADRGAALPFPNRSL; encoded by the coding sequence ATGGCAATTCCAGACATCGAAACCAGCACAGACGAAGACACAGGCCCCGCCCAGCGAGAGCTTGAACCCGGGATCGGATTGGCGATGTCCGGAGGCGGGTACCGCGCGACATTGTTCCATGTCGGCGCGATCATCCGGCTCTATGAATTCGACCTGCTGAAAGATATTTCTCGCATCTCAAGCGTCTCTGGAGGATCGATAACGGCCGGGCGATTGGCGATCGTTTGGGACAAACTGAAGTCACGCGATGATCTGTTCACACACTTTGTCGATCCGCTGCGGCGACTGACCGGCAAGACTCTGGATCGAAGCGCCATCTTCCGTGGTTTGGTACTGCCCGGTACCATATCGGATGTTGTCGCGCGCAAGCTTGATAACGAACTGTACGGCGGAGCCACCTTGCAGGACTTGCCCAACTGGCCGCTCTTCACGATTAATGCGACCAATATGGAAAGCGGCCGGTTGTGGCGATTTCAAAAGGCATTCATGCGCGACTGGAAAGTCGGCGGGATCATGAAACCCACGGTGAAGATCGCGCAGGCCGTGACGGCATCTGCCGCTTTTCCTCCAGTGCTTTCTCCGTTCCGGTTGCGCGTACAGCCAGAAGACTTCGACGTGCGCGAAGATGGTGTCGACGACAGATTCCTGCGCGACATCTCACTTACCGATGGCGGAGTTTACGACAATTACGGTCTTGAGCCGGTTTGGAAGCGGTTCCAGACTGTGCTGGTTTCGGATGGCGGCAGCGCGCTCACCATGGAATCACGCATTGGTCGCAACTGGATCACGCAGTTGCAGCGCACAGTCTCCGTCATTCATTCTCAGGTTCACGCGCTGCGCAGCCGCACTATTGTCGAGAAGTACCTCGCCAAGGAACGTGAGGGTGCTTTCTGGAGTATCTCGACCCCGCCAAGTCGCTTCAAGGTAGAGCCGTATTTCGAAGTCTCTGACAAGGCTGCGCTCGAAATTGCACAAATCGCGACGCGGCTGAAATCCATGAGCGCCAAGCGGCAAGAGCGCCTGATCAACTTTGGGTACATCCAGTGCGACAACGCCATCCGGTCCTACTTCCGGGTCGGAGCAGATCGTGGTGCTGCCCTTCCCTTCCCCAACAGGAGCCTGTGA